One Polaribacter sp. SA4-12 genomic window carries:
- a CDS encoding 3-oxoacyl-ACP synthase: MLQLKIKEVLFKECQDFVNKRSKTVEDIISSNQKALQSETKSSAGDKHETGRAMLQLEMEKAGQQLAGINQMKLILAQINISKKTEIAHLGSIVETDFANYFLSISTGKIMVEDKIYFAISLSSPIGKLLLGKKRNEEFTFNGKTFQIKNII, encoded by the coding sequence ATGTTGCAACTAAAAATTAAAGAAGTTCTTTTTAAAGAATGTCAAGACTTTGTAAACAAACGTTCAAAAACTGTCGAAGACATCATTTCATCGAACCAAAAAGCATTGCAATCAGAAACTAAAAGTTCTGCTGGTGATAAGCATGAAACTGGGCGCGCAATGTTGCAACTAGAAATGGAAAAAGCAGGACAACAACTTGCTGGAATTAATCAAATGAAATTGATTTTGGCTCAAATTAATATTTCAAAAAAGACAGAAATCGCTCATTTAGGCAGTATTGTTGAAACAGATTTTGCTAATTATTTTCTGTCTATTTCTACAGGAAAAATAATGGTTGAAGATAAAATCTATTTTGCAATTTCTTTATCATCACCTATTGGAAAACTGTTATTGGGTAAAAAACGCAATGAGGAGTTTACTTTCAACGGAAAAACTTTTCAAATTAAAAATATTATATAA
- a CDS encoding XAC2610-related protein has protein sequence MKKVMLLCLLYTGFLNAQLLDLKDKDIVFKTVNKSQIFKVNNFKFIVTWDKKLSYSSNFESHYGGIEELQIYKDGQCMNSFKNMEDPTALDRIVFRFYDYNLDGYIDFTVPIDSGKNTWEKYYLYNPTKNKYEHIETWDYLRIQKIDKTNKRILTQPDGNGDNRELFKIEGNKLIEIERR, from the coding sequence ATGAAAAAAGTAATGTTACTGTGTTTATTATATACAGGCTTCTTAAATGCTCAACTTTTAGATTTAAAAGACAAGGATATTGTTTTTAAAACAGTAAATAAATCTCAAATATTTAAAGTAAATAATTTTAAGTTTATTGTTACTTGGGATAAAAAACTGAGTTATTCTTCAAATTTTGAAAGTCATTATGGAGGTATCGAAGAGCTACAAATTTATAAGGATGGACAATGTATGAATAGTTTTAAAAATATGGAAGACCCAACTGCGTTAGATAGAATTGTATTTCGTTTTTATGATTATAATTTAGATGGCTATATAGATTTTACTGTTCCAATAGATTCAGGAAAAAATACTTGGGAAAAATACTATTTGTATAACCCTACTAAAAACAAATATGAGCATATTGAAACTTGGGATTATCTAAGAATTCAGAAAATAGATAAAACCAATAAACGTATTCTTACACAACCTGATGGGAATGGCGATAATAGAGAATTATTTAAAATTGAAGGGAATAAATTAATTGAGATAGAGAGAAGATGA
- a CDS encoding YceI family protein: protein MFIRLKYIVLVFVLSAFTCFSQELVQNNTETTITFKIKNFGVNVDGSFSDFSFLSNFNSSNLEESFLNAEISVKSISTGSKSMEEHLLKSDFFDVEKHPNIVFKSSEIIKDTNDKYLIKGSLFIKGVEKKMEVPLEVKQAKTDVTISANFVLNRKYFGVGGSSFVLSKKVNIKMIYVATKN from the coding sequence ATGTTTATTAGATTAAAATATATAGTATTGGTTTTCGTTTTAAGTGCTTTCACTTGTTTTTCTCAAGAGTTGGTTCAAAATAATACAGAAACAACAATTACCTTTAAAATAAAAAATTTTGGAGTTAATGTAGATGGTAGTTTTAGTGATTTTTCATTTTTAAGTAACTTTAATTCTAGTAATTTAGAAGAGAGTTTTTTGAATGCAGAAATTAGCGTAAAATCGATTTCTACGGGCTCTAAAAGTATGGAGGAACATTTATTGAAATCAGATTTTTTTGATGTTGAAAAACATCCAAATATTGTGTTTAAATCTTCTGAAATAATAAAAGATACTAACGATAAATATTTGATAAAAGGTTCTCTGTTTATAAAAGGTGTCGAAAAAAAGATGGAAGTTCCTTTAGAAGTAAAGCAAGCAAAAACGGATGTTACAATTTCTGCTAATTTTGTTCTTAATAGAAAGTATTTTGGAGTTGGAGGAAGTAGTTTTGTACTTTCTAAAAAAGTGAATATTAAAATGATATATGTTGCAACTAAAAATTAA
- a CDS encoding GNAT family N-acetyltransferase: MIKIIRTNSEHPDFIKLVKELDAYLKVMDGDEHDFYNQFNNIDVLKNVVVIYADEVAVGCGAIKKFDETSVELKRMFVATEKRGLGIAQKILTELEVWAKELGFKSCILETGKRQVEAVGFYHKCDYKIISNYGQYKKMENSICFEKTF, translated from the coding sequence ATGATTAAAATTATCAGAACAAATTCAGAACATCCAGATTTTATCAAATTGGTAAAAGAATTAGATGCGTATTTAAAAGTTATGGATGGCGACGAACATGATTTTTACAATCAATTTAATAATATTGATGTTTTAAAAAATGTTGTTGTAATTTATGCTGATGAAGTTGCTGTTGGTTGTGGAGCAATTAAAAAGTTTGATGAAACTTCTGTTGAATTAAAAAGAATGTTTGTTGCTACTGAAAAAAGAGGTTTAGGAATTGCACAAAAAATACTAACTGAATTAGAAGTTTGGGCAAAAGAATTGGGTTTTAAAAGTTGTATTTTAGAAACAGGAAAAAGACAAGTAGAGGCAGTTGGTTTTTATCATAAATGTGATTATAAAATTATTTCAAATTACGGGCAATATAAAAAAATGGAAAACAGTATTTGTTTTGAAAAAACATTTTAA
- the dinB gene encoding DNA polymerase IV: protein MELQPPFRKIIHVDMDAFYASVAELDNPELRGKAIAVGGEGRRGVISAASYEARKFGVKSAMSGTLAKQKCPHLIFVNTDFKRYKEISLKVREIFYEYTDLVEPLSLDEAYLDVTENKKGNPSANTIAREIRQRIFDETGLRASAGISINKFIAKVASDINKPNGQKTVHPEEVLQFLEELQVNKFYGVGKVTAAKMYNLGIFVGNDLKKKSIEELVKLFGKSGGHYYNIVRGIHNSPVKPNRIRKSVAAERTFLENISSEIFMIEELEKIAEELEKRMIKSDTKGKTITLKIKYSDFTQQTRSKTKANFMQTEKEFFPVVKELLFQDKLVNSVRLLGLSFSNLNTIKKDPFWVQLKFDFDTKYL, encoded by the coding sequence ATGGAATTACAACCTCCTTTTAGAAAAATAATTCATGTAGATATGGATGCTTTTTATGCATCGGTAGCAGAATTAGACAATCCAGAATTAAGGGGAAAAGCAATTGCAGTTGGTGGCGAAGGTAGAAGAGGAGTTATTTCCGCAGCAAGTTATGAAGCAAGAAAATTCGGAGTAAAATCTGCAATGAGTGGCACTTTAGCAAAACAAAAATGTCCGCATTTAATTTTTGTAAACACAGATTTTAAGCGTTATAAAGAAATTTCATTAAAAGTTAGAGAAATATTTTACGAGTATACAGATTTGGTAGAACCACTTTCTTTAGACGAAGCGTATTTAGACGTTACAGAAAATAAGAAAGGAAATCCGTCTGCAAATACAATTGCGAGAGAAATTAGACAGCGTATTTTTGATGAAACAGGTTTAAGGGCATCCGCAGGAATTTCTATTAACAAATTTATAGCCAAAGTAGCTTCTGATATAAACAAACCTAACGGGCAAAAAACGGTTCATCCAGAAGAGGTGCTTCAATTTTTAGAAGAATTGCAGGTGAATAAATTTTACGGTGTTGGTAAAGTTACCGCAGCTAAAATGTATAATCTAGGAATATTTGTGGGTAACGATTTAAAGAAAAAATCGATAGAAGAATTGGTAAAACTCTTCGGTAAATCTGGCGGTCATTATTATAATATTGTTCGAGGAATTCATAACAGCCCCGTAAAACCAAATAGAATTCGAAAATCTGTTGCAGCAGAACGTACTTTTTTAGAAAACATTTCTTCAGAAATTTTTATGATAGAAGAGTTAGAAAAAATTGCAGAAGAGTTAGAGAAAAGAATGATAAAATCGGATACAAAAGGTAAAACAATCACCTTAAAAATTAAATATTCAGATTTTACACAACAGACAAGAAGCAAAACGAAAGCTAATTTTATGCAGACAGAAAAAGAGTTTTTTCCTGTGGTAAAAGAATTATTGTTTCAAGATAAATTAGTAAATTCAGTTCGATTATTAGGCTTGTCGTTTAGTAATTTAAATACGATAAAAAAAGACCCTTTCTGGGTTCAGTTAAAGTTCGATTTTGATACTAAGTATCTTTAA
- a CDS encoding chondroitinase-B domain-containing protein, with the protein MKLYSYQILLLFIAILFCGNLKAQTLVNNDSELQAAISNASAGSEIVLSNGVWTNVQISINKNGTAANPVILRAENVGQVFIEGNSNIQLGGNYIFFKGFVFQNPSSLVSSGDRIDPIIAFRDASNNECNNCVVNNIKIDSYNGTSTQATDTFKWVIVYGQNNEISHSSFVGKYGIGSIINDNRNDTNPDYTKIHHNYFASRTPVGVVNELNDQDAIRIGNSSTSLSDSYTEVYDNLFYDWSGEVEIISNKSGKNKYYNNTFSDYQGTLTLRHGNGSEVFNNYFFANNNLLSGGVRVIGEDHKIYNNYFEGVNSLKPSGSKTNTAGGINITNGRPDSELNGYYQVKNATIVNNTFVNCDYGVRIGTKVKSDLTLAPENIILANNIMLNTSISAYDLQTNPIGSSVSEGNINQNGNWDLTNGTNNNQTVSADLLETGTGFYRISSASAAVNSGVGNYSFLSDDILGGTRDSNFDAGAEELNSNGKNFPYKVEDVGEKIGFLSGESNRLSTSVNEINYAISGGTLNFYINSNINWTVSENADWLELNTLSGSDNETIEITASENNSGSLRTATITVSENDGTLTATIIVNQSIDAFSIDDAVSITDLTVTGVGTQDPNIPENTLDDIDDTRWSANSSDGSAYLTYDLQCKRTVTSVKIYFHKGNSRSSSFKIATSNDNVTYTDVTNVLTSSGTTVGFEDFPLPSNTEVRYVRVFGYGNSEGSGWNSYEEVQVFGDENCASLSVKDNSLQEIGVVLYPIPTNTNFLNIKSQTEKIGQVEVFDIHGKSLIKKNINQLLGKIEVGFLSSGIYIIKVRDVFSRFIKN; encoded by the coding sequence ATGAAACTATATTCTTATCAAATACTATTACTTTTTATTGCAATCCTTTTTTGTGGTAATTTAAAAGCACAAACGCTCGTTAATAACGATTCAGAATTACAAGCAGCAATTTCTAACGCTTCTGCAGGGTCAGAAATTGTTTTATCAAACGGAGTTTGGACAAACGTTCAAATTAGTATCAATAAAAACGGAACAGCTGCAAACCCAGTTATTTTAAGGGCAGAAAATGTGGGTCAGGTTTTTATAGAAGGAAATTCTAACATTCAATTAGGTGGAAATTATATCTTTTTTAAAGGTTTTGTTTTTCAGAATCCATCAAGTTTAGTTTCTAGTGGAGATAGAATAGATCCTATCATCGCTTTTAGAGATGCTAGTAATAATGAGTGTAATAATTGTGTTGTAAACAATATTAAAATTGATAGTTATAATGGTACTTCAACCCAAGCTACAGATACTTTTAAATGGGTTATTGTTTATGGCCAAAACAATGAAATAAGTCATAGTTCTTTTGTTGGTAAATACGGAATTGGAAGTATTATTAATGATAATAGAAATGATACAAACCCAGATTACACAAAAATTCATCATAATTATTTTGCTTCAAGAACTCCTGTTGGCGTTGTAAATGAATTGAATGATCAAGACGCTATTAGAATAGGTAATAGTTCTACATCATTATCCGATTCTTATACAGAAGTGTATGATAACTTGTTTTATGATTGGTCTGGTGAAGTGGAAATTATATCAAACAAAAGCGGAAAAAATAAGTATTACAATAATACTTTTAGCGATTATCAAGGAACTTTAACTTTAAGACATGGTAATGGTTCTGAGGTTTTTAACAACTACTTTTTCGCAAATAACAATCTTCTTTCTGGTGGAGTTAGAGTGATTGGAGAAGATCATAAAATCTATAATAATTATTTTGAAGGTGTAAATTCTTTAAAACCAAGTGGAAGTAAAACAAATACTGCTGGAGGAATTAACATTACAAACGGAAGACCAGATTCTGAGTTAAATGGATATTATCAAGTGAAAAATGCAACAATTGTTAATAACACTTTTGTGAATTGTGATTATGGTGTAAGAATTGGAACGAAAGTAAAATCGGATTTAACATTGGCGCCAGAAAACATCATTTTAGCAAATAATATCATGTTAAATACAAGTATTAGCGCTTACGATTTACAAACGAATCCGATAGGAAGTTCTGTTTCTGAAGGAAATATCAACCAGAATGGAAATTGGGATTTAACAAATGGTACAAATAACAATCAAACAGTTTCTGCGGATTTATTAGAAACAGGAACCGGTTTTTATAGAATTAGTTCAGCAAGTGCAGCAGTAAATTCGGGAGTTGGTAACTATTCTTTTTTGAGTGATGATATTCTTGGAGGAACAAGAGATTCTAATTTTGATGCTGGTGCAGAAGAATTAAATTCAAACGGAAAAAATTTTCCATATAAAGTTGAAGATGTTGGTGAAAAAATAGGTTTTTTATCTGGAGAATCTAACCGATTATCAACATCGGTAAATGAAATAAATTATGCCATTTCTGGAGGAACTTTAAATTTTTATATTAATTCTAATATTAATTGGACGGTTTCTGAAAATGCCGATTGGTTAGAATTAAATACTTTAAGTGGAAGTGATAATGAAACCATTGAAATAACAGCATCAGAAAATAATTCTGGATCTTTAAGAACTGCAACTATTACTGTTTCTGAAAATGATGGAACTTTAACAGCAACAATAATTGTAAATCAATCTATTGATGCATTTAGTATTGATGACGCTGTTTCAATTACAGATTTAACAGTTACAGGTGTTGGTACACAAGACCCAAATATTCCAGAAAATACTTTAGATGATATTGATGATACACGTTGGTCTGCAAATTCTAGTGATGGATCAGCATATTTAACGTACGATTTGCAATGTAAAAGAACAGTGACAAGTGTAAAAATTTATTTTCATAAAGGAAATTCTAGATCGTCAAGTTTTAAAATAGCGACTTCTAATGATAATGTAACTTATACAGATGTAACTAATGTTTTAACAAGTTCTGGAACTACAGTTGGGTTCGAAGATTTTCCTCTTCCATCAAATACTGAAGTAAGATATGTTAGAGTTTTTGGATATGGAAATTCTGAAGGATCTGGTTGGAATAGTTATGAAGAAGTTCAGGTTTTTGGTGATGAAAATTGTGCTTCTTTAAGTGTAAAAGATAATTCATTACAAGAAATTGGTGTTGTTTTGTACCCTATACCAACAAATACCAATTTTTTAAATATTAAATCTCAAACAGAAAAAATTGGTCAAGTAGAAGTATTTGATATTCATGGAAAATCATTGATAAAGAAAAATATAAATCAGCTTTTAGGAAAAATTGAAGTTGGTTTTCTTTCATCAGGAATCTATATTATAAAAGTAAGAGATGTTTTTAGTCGATTTATAAAAAACTAA
- a CDS encoding alpha/beta hydrolase family protein: MKITKNNILQGKHNKPIVTDVFYKEDHQPKKVVIFCHGYKGFKDWGAWNLMAASFANAGFFFIKFNFSHNGGTVEQPIDFPDLEAFGNNNYSKELDDLGSIIDWVSTNSDFKEKVNLDDISIIGHSRGGGIVLLKTNEDTRVKKVITLAGVCDFEKRTATVGDLDQWKTEGVKYVLNGRTKQNMPHFYQFYEDFIQNKERLDVQKATKNLKIPHLIIHGDNDTSVLINEAESLKKWHPKSEFKIIEKANHVFNVSHPWKQGNLSKELEETTNFCINFLK, from the coding sequence ATGAAAATCACTAAAAATAACATCCTTCAAGGAAAACATAACAAACCAATTGTAACAGATGTTTTTTACAAAGAAGATCATCAACCAAAAAAAGTGGTGATTTTTTGTCATGGTTATAAAGGTTTTAAAGATTGGGGAGCTTGGAATTTAATGGCAGCGTCTTTTGCCAATGCAGGTTTTTTCTTTATTAAATTTAATTTTTCTCATAATGGAGGTACAGTTGAACAACCAATAGATTTCCCAGATTTAGAGGCTTTTGGTAATAATAATTACTCTAAAGAACTAGATGATTTAGGTAGTATTATCGATTGGGTTTCTACAAATTCTGATTTTAAAGAGAAAGTAAATCTAGATGATATTTCAATTATTGGTCATAGTAGAGGTGGAGGAATTGTACTTTTAAAAACGAATGAAGATACTCGAGTTAAAAAAGTAATTACACTTGCTGGAGTTTGCGATTTTGAAAAAAGAACAGCAACTGTTGGCGATTTAGATCAATGGAAAACTGAAGGTGTAAAATATGTTTTAAATGGAAGAACAAAGCAAAATATGCCTCATTTCTACCAGTTTTACGAAGACTTTATTCAGAATAAAGAACGTTTAGATGTTCAAAAAGCAACAAAAAATTTAAAGATTCCACATTTAATAATTCATGGAGATAATGATACTTCTGTATTGATTAATGAAGCAGAAAGTTTAAAAAAGTGGCATCCAAAAAGTGAATTTAAAATTATAGAAAAAGCAAATCATGTTTTTAATGTTTCTCATCCTTGGAAACAAGGAAACCTATCAAAAGAATTAGAAGAGACAACAAATTTTTGTATTAACTTTTTAAAATAA
- a CDS encoding LysE family transporter: MISLLFFGFIFSFLGFTLPSVLNMTALKISLDGSKREFSKFILGVSLVVFIQAYISIYIIQYLSDNPAFIDLLEKVGIVVLLFLSVYFYKQNKKEKKQIEIRIKNSFFMGIFLSTLNMFAIPFLSGAAAFLMTFNLFSFDIVSTLLFVIGSVIGTYFILYLYGRFANFIQQKTGNLTNHINLILSFITTSFAAFTFIKFVI, translated from the coding sequence ATGATCTCCCTTCTTTTCTTTGGATTTATTTTTTCCTTTTTAGGTTTTACGCTACCAAGTGTATTAAATATGACTGCTCTAAAAATTAGTTTAGATGGCAGCAAAAGAGAGTTTAGTAAATTTATTTTAGGTGTTTCGTTAGTTGTTTTTATACAAGCTTATATTTCCATTTATATCATACAATATCTTTCTGATAATCCAGCTTTTATAGATCTGTTAGAAAAAGTAGGAATTGTAGTGTTGCTTTTCTTATCCGTTTATTTTTACAAGCAGAATAAGAAAGAGAAAAAACAAATTGAAATCCGTATAAAGAACTCTTTTTTTATGGGTATTTTTTTATCAACATTAAACATGTTTGCAATTCCTTTTTTGTCCGGTGCAGCAGCATTTTTAATGACTTTTAATCTTTTTAGTTTCGATATTGTTTCTACATTATTATTTGTTATAGGATCTGTAATTGGCACGTATTTTATCCTATATTTATATGGAAGATTTGCAAATTTCATTCAACAAAAAACGGGAAATTTAACAAATCACATCAATTTAATATTAAGTTTTATTACAACTAGTTTTGCTGCGTTTACATTCATTAAATTTGTAATATAA
- a CDS encoding NAD(P)/FAD-dependent oxidoreductase, whose protein sequence is MNYSYWELKEWFTNIDFTIVGSGIVGLNCALELKIKYPKAKVLILEKGMLPQGATTKNAGFACFGSLSEIIDDLNSHTEEEVYNLVKKRWEGLALLRKNLGDKNIDFQQNKGFELFDSQDFFEECISNKNQINELLKPIFKDDVFSVCSNKFNFQKVHPKYITNNFEGQLDTGKMSFELLNKVQKLGVKILNNITVDSFSDLNNIVEVKTDKINFKTNKLFIATNGFSNKLLNEKVAPARAQVLITKPIKNLHIKGTFHLDKGYYYFRNIDNRILFGGGRNLDFKTEETTEFGQTEIIQNELETILKETVLPNINFEIAHRWSGIMGVGNQKKAIVKEVSENVFCGVRLGGMGIAIGSLIGKKLACLLD, encoded by the coding sequence ATGAACTATAGTTATTGGGAATTAAAAGAGTGGTTTACAAACATCGATTTTACTATTGTTGGTAGTGGAATTGTGGGGTTAAACTGTGCTTTAGAGCTCAAGATAAAATACCCAAAAGCGAAGGTTTTAATCCTAGAAAAAGGAATGTTACCTCAAGGAGCAACTACTAAAAATGCAGGTTTTGCTTGTTTTGGAAGTTTATCAGAAATTATCGATGATTTAAATTCTCATACAGAAGAAGAAGTTTATAATTTGGTTAAAAAACGTTGGGAAGGATTAGCGCTTTTGCGTAAAAACCTAGGTGATAAAAACATTGATTTTCAACAAAATAAAGGATTCGAATTATTTGATTCTCAAGATTTTTTTGAGGAATGTATTTCGAATAAAAATCAAATAAATGAGTTGTTAAAACCAATTTTTAAAGACGATGTTTTTTCGGTTTGTAGTAATAAATTTAATTTTCAAAAAGTACATCCAAAGTACATTACAAACAATTTTGAAGGTCAGCTTGATACCGGAAAAATGAGTTTTGAATTATTGAATAAGGTTCAAAAATTAGGTGTAAAAATTTTAAATAATATTACAGTCGATAGTTTTTCTGATTTAAATAATATTGTTGAAGTAAAAACGGATAAAATTAACTTTAAAACCAATAAATTATTTATAGCCACCAATGGTTTTTCAAATAAATTATTAAATGAAAAAGTAGCACCTGCAAGGGCACAAGTTTTAATTACGAAACCAATTAAAAATTTACATATAAAAGGAACATTTCATTTAGATAAAGGGTATTATTATTTTAGAAATATAGATAATAGAATTTTATTTGGAGGAGGAAGAAACCTTGATTTTAAAACGGAAGAAACTACTGAATTTGGGCAAACAGAAATCATTCAGAATGAATTAGAAACTATTTTAAAAGAAACGGTTTTACCAAATATAAATTTTGAAATTGCACATAGATGGAGTGGAATTATGGGAGTTGGAAATCAGAAAAAAGCAATTGTTAAAGAAGTTTCAGAAAATGTTTTTTGTGGAGTTCGCTTAGGTGGTATGGGTATTGCAATAGGAAGTTTAATAGGAAAAAAATTAGCATGTTTATTAGATTAA
- a CDS encoding DUF6973 domain-containing protein, whose translation MKKILLLAFLTVSISASGQSSLKDFFKLSGPKRTWVLFHPFKAKKSLKISKETNRIADSISKTDVLDGDGSGGQVDAFRHAYWMARLTQKMGKRAACSLGKAHEKENYLTYKKRKLEDGVVPDEIASEMDLYNNDQGIKLISKGSKVSKKGLIYRIINAIKSGKLKILKKDKKGNFLTCKGEVIAKEELKGKWKNNKCLISSEKDKNLPYNKE comes from the coding sequence ATGAAGAAAATATTACTTTTAGCATTCCTTACTGTTTCAATTTCTGCAAGTGGTCAATCAAGTCTTAAAGATTTTTTTAAACTTTCTGGTCCAAAAAGAACTTGGGTATTATTTCATCCTTTTAAAGCAAAAAAATCTTTAAAAATATCTAAAGAAACGAATCGAATTGCAGATTCTATTTCAAAAACAGATGTATTAGATGGTGATGGTTCTGGTGGTCAGGTAGATGCTTTTAGACATGCTTATTGGATGGCTAGATTAACCCAAAAAATGGGTAAAAGAGCTGCTTGTTCATTAGGAAAAGCGCATGAAAAGGAAAACTATTTAACGTATAAAAAAAGAAAATTAGAAGACGGAGTTGTACCTGATGAAATAGCATCAGAAATGGATTTATATAATAATGATCAAGGAATAAAATTGATTTCTAAAGGAAGTAAAGTCTCTAAAAAAGGATTAATTTATAGAATTATTAATGCTATTAAATCTGGGAAACTTAAAATTCTAAAAAAGGATAAAAAGGGTAATTTTTTAACTTGTAAAGGAGAAGTCATTGCCAAAGAGGAACTTAAAGGAAAATGGAAGAATAATAAGTGTTTAATTTCATCAGAAAAGGATAAAAACCTCCCTTATAATAAAGAATAA